The Mycolicibacterium parafortuitum nucleotide sequence GCGGCCGCGGCCGTCGCGCTGCCGCTCTATGCGTCCCTGACCACCGCCGACGGTGCGGTCGAGACCACCGCGGCCCCGCGCTGCCTGGCGTGGTTCGGCAACCAGGCCGACGGCCACTGCCTGTCCTACTCCAACGGCCAGGGCGTCGCGATCGGTTCGCCGAACGTCGGCATCGGCTACGGCGGCTCCTACGGCGTCTGGGGCGTCCAGACCGGCCCGCTGCTGCCGGGCACCACGATCAGCCAGCCCATCGGCTGACGGCTCTTCGTCACTGATTTTTCTTCACGATCGGCTCCGGCTCGAGGACCTCGGTGCCGGAGTCGATTCGTGTCAGCTTCACCATCGCCGGGTCGGGGGACACCCGCTCGGCGATTTTGCGTCGCCCGGCCTCGATGACGGCCTTGGCCGCCGGGCTGCTCGTGACGGCGCGGTAGGTCCCTGAGATCTGCTCGAAACGGCGCCGTCCGGCC carries:
- a CDS encoding DUF7155 family protein — translated: MLVGKIQTNKSRVIAGAIAAAAVALPLYASLTTADGAVETTAAPRCLAWFGNQADGHCLSYSNGQGVAIGSPNVGIGYGGSYGVWGVQTGPLLPGTTISQPIG